The Micropterus dolomieu isolate WLL.071019.BEF.003 ecotype Adirondacks unplaced genomic scaffold, ASM2129224v1 contig_13578, whole genome shotgun sequence DNA window ACGGATATAAACTGAGTGTATCTGGATTCATCAATGGAGGGGCGGGTGAGTAAGATGGGTCTTTCTACACTTCTACATCTTGAGCAGGTTGCTGCACCCCAAACTCCCCCTCTCTctagctcacacacacacacacacacacacacacacacacacacacacacacacacacacacacacacacacacataaatctatatgtgtatatatttagatttatttatttacttctgtgtagtgaagcttcatttaatgtagagtatctagtagcttagctcactatattttccaagtagcttgcccaacactgctggttcCAATCTGGGCGCCTCAGCAGGGGtagagtgacctctgctggttgagcttcCACATAGCAAGTATGAATTTGTTATGAaggttttaattaaataataatatctaaaatatataattaactTAAGCTTCATATGATACCAGTTCACTTTTCTTAATCTGAAGTTATAGGTCAGGTCTTATAAATGTTTTAGTTGAGTTTTACTAAAAAAACGTGATTTTAGCTTAGTTTTAGTCTATAATAACCTTTCTAACTACACCGTACATgagcctacttttattttgaaagttttacCTGTTACTTTCACTTACAAAAAAGGAATAGACCGTGTGATTTTCTTACGTTTCATCCAGGTGAAACACTGAGTCGATCAGAGATCGACCTGCTGGTGACTTCAGCTGTCTGGACCATAACTGGTCTCATCAGTCTGTCTGATAGAAGACTGCAGGCTGTGAAAAGTTCAGCTGATACTTATAGATAATGCAAATTTACTAACCCTGTGGttcttctgtgtgtctgtaggaGACTCCTTGAGTATTCACAGCGGACAGAAGTTCTCCACCTTTGACAAAGACCAGGACACCTGGCCCGGTAACTGTGCCAGATCATTCTTGGGGGCGTTCTGGTACAACGACTGTCA harbors:
- the LOC123966506 gene encoding microfibril-associated glycoprotein 4-like; translated protein: YKLSVSGFINGGAGDSLSIHSGQKFSTFDKDQDTWPGNCARSFLGAFWYNDCHYTNPNGVYRWGADSTLYAVGVAWYHWKGYDYSLKTISMKIRPVQ